A stretch of the Sphingomonas sp. CL5.1 genome encodes the following:
- a CDS encoding O-methyltransferase gives MAPLLTRLFAEADANPPAQSPVFAGVAGEDQDRMMRSKTDYRDFYARLKDFALPVSPQVGGLLYMLARAINARSIVEFGTSFGLSTLHLAAALRDNGGGRLVTSEFEPAKLARARANLAEGGLADLVEFREGDALETLAVDLPETIDLLLLDGAKALYPDILDRVEDRLRPGAILIADNADYCPEYLARVRNVADGYMSMPFTDDVELSIRLG, from the coding sequence GTGGCGCCTCTTCTCACGCGCCTGTTCGCCGAAGCCGACGCCAACCCGCCGGCGCAAAGCCCGGTCTTCGCCGGAGTCGCCGGCGAGGATCAGGATCGGATGATGCGCAGCAAGACCGACTATCGCGATTTCTACGCCAGGCTGAAGGACTTCGCCCTGCCGGTATCGCCCCAGGTAGGCGGCTTGCTCTACATGCTCGCGCGCGCCATCAACGCGCGCTCGATCGTCGAGTTCGGCACGTCGTTCGGCCTGTCGACGCTGCATCTGGCGGCCGCGCTGCGCGACAACGGCGGCGGCCGGCTTGTCACCAGTGAGTTCGAGCCGGCCAAGCTCGCCAGGGCAAGGGCCAATCTCGCCGAAGGCGGTCTCGCCGACCTCGTCGAGTTCCGCGAGGGCGATGCGCTCGAAACGCTGGCGGTGGACCTGCCGGAGACGATCGACCTGCTGCTCCTCGATGGCGCGAAGGCGCTCTACCCGGATATCCTTGACCGGGTGGAGGATCGCTTGCGGCCGGGCGCGATCCTGATCGCCGACAATGCCGATTATTGCCCGGAATATCTGGCGCGTGTCCGTAATGTTGCAGATGGCTATATGTCGATGCCCTTCACCGACGACGTGGAGCTGTCCATCCGCCTCGGCTGA